One window of the Rhipicephalus microplus isolate Deutch F79 chromosome 2, USDA_Rmic, whole genome shotgun sequence genome contains the following:
- the LOC142789997 gene encoding uncharacterized protein LOC142789997, whose protein sequence is MASAGTQIQETSMLPPPWFFNAPRTPKLFHGDSYENVDDCLDDYNRCASVNDWNKQRKLRRADSSMTEEKKVRLLMRGVKEQLFAGLVRNPPSTVGDFLREATMIKRMLSKRSYQYELPGSFSASPYSWLVVPAACVFVTTLAVALVAFLTLGSSSSHDYDDDTFGDGNGPSGNVLYTQTTTTGKTSAYESTPSPATPSQAPSQSQPVTVPTMPLTMTTHILASTLAPTTTSTTAATIGPPTTTTQVPLPPGSLVCTIGQGFDKSTYTFPPDGLCTIIIFDSLYRNNASLAPPYPNDFAYFLETARQAERTEFGIGIHQE, encoded by the exons atggctagtgcgggaacgcaaatcCAAGAGACATcgatgctgcctcctccatggttcttcaacgctCCGCGAACCCCGAAGCTGTTCCACGGTGACTCTTATGAAAACGTCGACGACTGTCTTGATGACTACAACCGTTGCGCCAGCGTCAATGACTGGAAcaagcagcgaaagcttcg gcgagctgacTCCTCAATGACCGAAGAGAAAAAGGTGCGCCTCCtgatgcggggagtgaaagagcagttgTTCGCTGGACTGGTGCGcaaccctcccagcactgtaggGGACttcctccgcgaagccacgaTGATAAAGAGAATGCTAAGTAAGCGTTCGTATCAGTATGAGCTTCCTGGCAGTTTTTC GGCGAGCCCGTACTCGTGGCTCGTGGTACCGGCGGCTTGTGTGTTCGTCACTACGCTGGCGGTGGCCCTGGTGGCCTTCCTGACACTGG GTTCTTCATCGAGCCACGATTACGATGACGACACTTTTGGAGACGGAAATGGTCCGAGTGGAAACGTCCTTTATACCCAGACAACGACAACTGGGAAAACCTCAG CTTATGAGTCAACCCCAAGCCCGGCAACACCATCACAAGCGCCGAGCCAAAGTCAACCGGTGACAGTACCAACTATGCCACTAACAATGACAACACACATTCTGGCATCGACGCTAGCACCTACCACAACATCTACTACGGCGGCTACGATTGGTCCTCCTACCACGACAACTC AGGTGCCGTTGCCACCGGGATCTCTTGTGTGCACCATTGGCCAGGGTTTCGACAAGTCAACGTACACGTTCCCGCCTGACGGTCTCTGCACCATAATTATATTTGACTCGTTGTATCGCAACAATGCTTCATTGGCCCCACCCTATCCCAACGATTTCGCTTATTTCTTAGAAACAGCCAGGCAAGCGGAGAGAACTGAATTCGGCATCGGCATTCACCAAGAGTGA